Below is a genomic region from Bacillus mycoides.
TCCTCCACTGGAAAAAAGATTTGTAACTCTTCACCAGCTTGTAACTTGTGACGAACACTTGTGTGTTGACCGTTTACTTCAATTGCTCCCCCGCGGAACTTTATATCCGTTAAAGCAGCTTTCGAAATCCCTTTTGTTTTCAAAAATTCTCTAACTAAAGTTCCCTCTTCAGCCAGCCCTATATCCCATTTCAATGTAAATCTGTTCAAATATATAAACCCTCTCTATTTATCTGCAACAAACGAGTCACGAACACGTTTCCAGAATGGGAACGGACGGAAACGAACAAATCGTACTTTCTCGTTTGCAACGCGATACTGAATTGATTTCACATCTTGATGAACCATCGTCAAATGATCCACGGTAATTTGCATGTTCATTCCTGCAGCCGGCTTTAAAACGCATGTATGATGCTTCGGCAGTACGAGCGGCGAACCTACCGTACGAAATACACGATTGTTGATAGATGCCATTTCTGCAATTTGAATCGCTTCAATAGAAGGGTGAATAATTGCTCCGCCAAGCGCCTTATTATACGCGGTACTTCCTGAAGGAGTAGAAATACAAAGACCATCTCCGCGAAACGTTTCGAAATACTCTCCGCGTATTTCCACTTCTGTTACTAATGTACCTTCTGCACTTTTTACAGTCGCTTCATTCATCGCCAAATACTGCGACTCTTTACTACCATTCACATAGCGAATAATCACTTCTAAAAGTGGATATTCAACCACTTGGAACGGTGTTTTAGCGATTGCAATCACCAACTTCTCTACTTCCGTCGGTAACCAATCTGCATAGAAACCTAAATGCCCTGTATGTACACCAACAAATGCGGTTTCATCTAATCGATTATAGTAACGATGGAATGCATATAAAAGCGTTCCATCTCCCCCAACAGAAATTACAATATCAGGTTCCTTTTCATCCATTGTAAACCCAAAATCTAACAAGTATTCTTTCATCGTACTTGCTAGTGTATCTGATGATTGATCTCCCTTTGACATAATTGTAAATTTCATCGCCCAACACCCTTTAGTTTATGATTCAGAATCTTTCGTTTCCTGCTTTCGTGAAAAGACCTTTTGCGCTTCTTGAATTTCAAGACGAATGGAAGACATTTCTTCATCTAATAAAAACGCCGCTTCCGCTGCACGTTGTAAGCGTATTTTAATATCTTCAGGAAAACGTCCACTATATTTGTAATTTAAAGAATGCTCAATCGTTGCCCAAAAATTCATTGCTAACGTGCGAATTTGAATTTCAACTAACACTTTTTTCTCCCCCTGTATCGTTTGAACAGGATAACTAATGACAACGTGGTAAGAGCGATAGCCGCTATCTTTCTTTTGCGTTACATAATCACGTTCTTCTACAATGTCAAAATCATTTCGTTTTCGAAGATATTCTACAACAGGCTTAATCTCATCTACGAATTGACACATCATTCGAAGGCCCGCGATGTCCTGCATATCTTCTCTAATTCGGTCTAGCGGTACATTTCTCTTCTCCGCTTTATCAATAATACTTGCAACCGACTTTACCCTTCCTGTTACAAACTCAATTGGAGAATGCTCCGTTAACATTGCAAATTGAGTACGCATTCCTTTTAGTTTCACTTTCAGCTCCGCCACCGCTTGGTGATACGGTGCTAAAAATTCTTCCCAATTACGATTCATTTCAACCACCACCAAAATCAATCCATTTGCTTATAGAAACACTTTTTCTACAGCAGTTACTAGTTCTTCTCCGTAATTTGCATTACCTTCAATATTTTCAACTAAATATTCTACTTCTTCTTTTAATCCTTCTAATTCTATTTCAACATCATTCACGCGAATAAACATCGCTGTATCTTTATTCATCGCTTCATGCATTGCTTCCCAGCATGTATGCGGAATACTTACATAAATGAAAGATGATTCATTTTCTAAGATATATAAAAATGATAAATTGTCTGAGTCTACAAGTACGTGATTACGCGCACTTAACTCCTTTACCTCTATTTCAGTATTTTCCGCACAAAAAATAAGCGCATTCTCTCTCGTTTCTACGCTCTTAACTTGAATTTTATTTTGCATACTCGAACTCCTCCATCTCAACTTCCTGTCTTACTTAACAGTATTATTGTATCATAACATGGACGCAAACAAAT
It encodes:
- a CDS encoding GTP pyrophosphokinase; protein product: MNRNWEEFLAPYHQAVAELKVKLKGMRTQFAMLTEHSPIEFVTGRVKSVASIIDKAEKRNVPLDRIREDMQDIAGLRMMCQFVDEIKPVVEYLRKRNDFDIVEERDYVTQKKDSGYRSYHVVISYPVQTIQGEKKVLVEIQIRTLAMNFWATIEHSLNYKYSGRFPEDIKIRLQRAAEAAFLLDEEMSSIRLEIQEAQKVFSRKQETKDSES
- a CDS encoding NAD kinase yields the protein MKFTIMSKGDQSSDTLASTMKEYLLDFGFTMDEKEPDIVISVGGDGTLLYAFHRYYNRLDETAFVGVHTGHLGFYADWLPTEVEKLVIAIAKTPFQVVEYPLLEVIIRYVNGSKESQYLAMNEATVKSAEGTLVTEVEIRGEYFETFRGDGLCISTPSGSTAYNKALGGAIIHPSIEAIQIAEMASINNRVFRTVGSPLVLPKHHTCVLKPAAGMNMQITVDHLTMVHQDVKSIQYRVANEKVRFVRFRPFPFWKRVRDSFVADK